A portion of the Methanosphaera cuniculi genome contains these proteins:
- a CDS encoding methanogenesis marker 8 protein, whose product MIKDKHVIEAIGRAKVTIENGKVTKVEQPEIDYCPIFNKYHKMEKITPEAIKKNIQYRIDDFGMCTPQRKVRLDDMLSVGISEILKTNKELGNIDVVVGACDGVGTLLMDDPEIIQGVGGRVSALVSTTPIPEVIENVGIENVLDPKTASLDPIAGLKMALDKGYKKIAITILPSPLIKQIREMNLPDDVTIYILVAHTTSATEDEIKDVFEYADIVSGCASEYVRKYAQKNKAYYYGDKVSMYATSEAGHKLLDDRLRKTGKDLSINVYPQNDEDIPNPLL is encoded by the coding sequence ATGATTAAAGATAAACACGTAATTGAAGCAATAGGAAGAGCAAAAGTAACAATAGAAAATGGAAAAGTAACAAAAGTAGAACAACCTGAAATAGACTACTGCCCAATATTTAATAAATATCATAAAATGGAAAAAATAACACCAGAAGCAATAAAGAAAAACATTCAATATAGAATAGATGACTTTGGAATGTGTACACCACAAAGAAAAGTACGCCTAGATGACATGCTATCTGTAGGAATATCAGAAATACTAAAAACAAACAAAGAACTTGGAAATATAGATGTAGTAGTAGGAGCATGTGATGGAGTAGGAACACTATTAATGGATGATCCTGAAATAATCCAAGGAGTAGGAGGACGAGTATCAGCACTAGTTAGTACTACACCAATACCAGAAGTAATAGAAAATGTAGGAATAGAAAATGTTCTAGATCCTAAAACTGCATCACTTGATCCAATAGCAGGTCTTAAAATGGCATTAGATAAAGGATACAAAAAAATAGCCATAACCATACTACCATCACCACTCATTAAACAAATACGTGAAATGAATTTACCAGATGATGTAACAATATACATACTTGTAGCACATACAACATCAGCAACAGAAGATGAAATAAAAGATGTATTTGAATATGCTGATATTGTATCAGGATGTGCATCAGAATATGTACGTAAATATGCACAAAAAAATAAAGCTTACTATTATGGAGATAAAGTATCAATGTATGCAACATCTGAAGCTGGACACAAACTACTTGATGATAGATTACGTAAAACCGGAAAAGATCTAAGTATAAATGTATATCCACAAAATGATGAAGATATACCAAATCCACTACTTTAA
- a CDS encoding ThiF family adenylyltransferase, whose product MVNLYDEMITRQKEIFTTTQQEKLKNTPVCIIGCGGLGGSVIEQLIRVGFENLTIVDEDVFDKTNMNRQLRSNIDTIDKPKSQITKTYIKKINPNANITSYNMKVDMDNVSDIISNSKIVIDAVDNIFTRVLISRFCYDNKLLFIHAAIDETTGQLTSFNHNTPTYEELFNLKSKNMSINEACEYYNNINFRKPQVLGTTAAIFGCLEVNEVIKHVLKLDDRILAPNLLQWDVFSPLSLDIIEL is encoded by the coding sequence ATGGTAAATCTATATGATGAAATGATAACAAGACAAAAAGAAATATTTACAACCACACAACAAGAAAAACTTAAAAATACACCTGTATGTATAATAGGATGTGGAGGTCTTGGTGGTTCTGTAATTGAACAATTAATACGTGTTGGATTTGAAAATTTAACAATAGTCGATGAGGATGTATTTGATAAAACTAATATGAATCGTCAACTAAGATCAAATATTGACACAATAGATAAGCCAAAATCACAAATAACAAAAACTTACATAAAAAAAATAAATCCTAATGCTAATATTACCTCATATAATATGAAAGTAGATATGGATAATGTTTCAGATATTATAAGTAACTCTAAAATTGTAATTGATGCTGTTGATAATATATTTACACGTGTATTAATCTCACGTTTTTGTTATGATAATAAGCTTTTATTTATTCATGCTGCAATTGATGAAACCACAGGACAACTTACATCATTTAATCATAATACACCTACATATGAGGAACTTTTTAATCTTAAATCAAAAAATATGTCAATAAATGAAGCATGTGAATATTATAATAATATTAATTTTAGAAAACCTCAAGTTTTAGGTACAACTGCTGCTATTTTTGGATGTTTAGAGGTTAATGAGGTTATTAAACATGTTTTAAAATTAGATGATAGGATTTTAGCTCCTAATCTTTTACAATGGGATGTTTTTAGTCCTTTATCTTTAGATATTATTGAACTTTAA
- the glnA gene encoding type I glutamate--ammonia ligase, producing MSKRDDKIDEIVKAIDEYGSKFLRFQFVDIHGTPKNLSVSLNRPDDVEHIIEDGLLFDGSSVPGFVGINDSDLALKPDLSTFSTLPWRPDEKGACRFICDVYNIDGTPFEGDPRGVLKKSLKKAEERGYQFNMGPEPEFFLIEQDEKGNYKPADDAEYFDVEPLDQGLDVRKEIVLGLEKLNFNIEVSHHEVAPGQHEIDFRFDDALKTADAVVTFKQAIKAMVDNLGYQVTFMPKPFFGINGSGMHCNQSLFKDGKNIFYDPDTETQLSQEAMYFIGGLLEHAKALSAILSPTINSYKRLVPGYEAPCYIAYGLRNRSTLLRIPASRGIGTRIECRSPDPSCNPYLAFAVLLEAGLDGMDNKIDPGEPTEFNAFSLTQDELAEQGIETLPTSLWEAYHSLEKDEVVKNALGDYVYNQFYNIKRAEWDDYRIQVFDYEREKFLNI from the coding sequence ATGTCAAAAAGAGATGACAAAATAGATGAAATTGTCAAAGCAATAGACGAATACGGTTCAAAATTTTTAAGATTCCAATTTGTAGATATACATGGAACACCAAAAAACTTATCAGTATCACTAAACCGACCAGATGATGTAGAACACATTATAGAAGATGGACTACTATTTGATGGATCATCCGTACCAGGATTTGTAGGAATCAACGATAGTGACCTCGCATTAAAACCGGATCTCAGCACATTTTCAACACTCCCATGGAGACCAGATGAAAAAGGAGCATGCAGATTCATATGTGATGTATATAATATAGATGGAACACCATTTGAAGGCGATCCAAGAGGAGTACTTAAAAAATCACTCAAAAAAGCAGAAGAAAGAGGATACCAATTCAACATGGGTCCTGAACCTGAATTCTTCTTAATTGAACAAGATGAAAAAGGAAACTACAAACCAGCAGACGATGCAGAATACTTCGATGTAGAGCCACTAGATCAAGGGCTAGATGTAAGAAAAGAAATAGTACTCGGACTTGAAAAACTAAACTTCAACATAGAAGTAAGCCACCACGAAGTAGCACCAGGACAACATGAAATAGACTTCAGATTTGATGATGCACTAAAAACAGCAGATGCAGTAGTAACATTCAAACAAGCAATCAAAGCAATGGTAGACAACCTTGGATATCAAGTAACATTTATGCCAAAACCATTCTTTGGAATAAATGGAAGTGGAATGCACTGTAACCAAAGTCTATTTAAAGATGGAAAAAACATATTCTACGACCCAGATACAGAAACACAACTCTCCCAAGAAGCAATGTACTTCATTGGAGGACTACTTGAACATGCAAAAGCATTATCAGCAATACTCTCACCAACAATTAACTCATACAAAAGACTTGTACCAGGATATGAAGCACCATGCTACATAGCATACGGATTAAGAAACAGAAGTACACTACTAAGAATACCAGCATCCCGTGGAATTGGAACAAGAATTGAATGCAGATCACCAGATCCATCATGTAACCCATACTTAGCATTTGCAGTACTACTTGAAGCAGGACTTGATGGAATGGATAATAAAATTGACCCAGGAGAACCAACAGAATTCAATGCATTTTCACTAACACAAGATGAACTAGCAGAACAAGGAATAGAAACACTACCAACCAGCCTCTGGGAAGCATACCACTCTCTAGAAAAAGACGAAGTAGTTAAAAATGCACTAGGAGATTATGTATACAACCAATTCTACAATATAAAAAGAGCAGAATGGGATGACTACAGAATACAAGTATTTGACTATGAACGTGAAAAATTCCTAAACATCTAA
- a CDS encoding DUF128 domain-containing protein: MKQETDMKMMEILRILYNKNEILGAKVISEELEKRGYSLGERAVRYHMHILDEKELTEKVGYKGRKITKKGIEELKKGLIYDQVDFTSSLFQEKMYNVTLEPRTSKGSVIVNLSSINDLESIKPIINDVFDVGLAVSDRYNIIQKDDKKYIETVCGTTIDGVFQKKGIISKPICGGLLQIEDNMPINFIEQISYTKTSITPLEAFTGQGSTSVLDVISSGTGVIPANFRMIPAVKKPEAIHILNQLAKIGISGVITMGEVGKSVLGIPVNDGMIGIAIIGGVAPLCAAQEEGFDLNVKLADTSVEYSSMKSDNLYTPKLPFKAAHSKVDEVRFLMNKIYNIISEVTYDVNKEQGNVITNISYLKREYLDDAIEIMNEVYKKKPEYCVGNKYSVINAKDNMVGIATLCSLTVDGILTNHGVSSTPEYSGVLDIYGNNKRFIDLISYEGSSIDPHEIFIKKNMQNIQGSLDDDGKILASVHTVPYIARDMTIDIFELLEDSGLGALNVGKPNEYTYNARVEKYNFGYVLSGGLNPIAAVHEKGIPVDVKSLETIMDYNLFEEL, encoded by the coding sequence ATGAAACAAGAAACAGATATGAAAATGATGGAAATCTTACGTATACTCTATAATAAAAATGAAATACTAGGAGCTAAAGTCATATCAGAAGAACTAGAAAAACGTGGATATTCACTAGGAGAACGAGCAGTACGATATCATATGCACATACTTGATGAAAAAGAACTAACAGAAAAAGTAGGCTATAAAGGACGTAAGATAACTAAAAAAGGTATAGAAGAACTAAAAAAAGGACTAATATATGACCAAGTAGATTTCACATCCTCCCTTTTCCAGGAAAAAATGTATAATGTAACACTTGAACCTCGTACATCTAAAGGATCTGTTATTGTAAATCTTTCATCAATAAATGATCTTGAAAGTATAAAACCAATAATCAATGATGTATTTGATGTAGGACTAGCTGTAAGTGACAGATATAACATTATACAAAAAGATGATAAAAAATACATAGAAACTGTATGTGGAACAACAATAGATGGAGTATTTCAGAAAAAAGGAATAATATCAAAACCTATTTGTGGTGGACTTCTTCAAATTGAAGATAACATGCCAATAAACTTTATTGAACAAATATCTTATACAAAAACTTCAATAACACCACTTGAAGCATTTACAGGACAAGGATCAACATCAGTACTTGATGTAATAAGTAGTGGTACAGGTGTAATACCTGCAAACTTCCGTATGATACCAGCAGTTAAAAAACCTGAAGCTATACATATTCTAAATCAACTTGCAAAAATTGGAATATCTGGTGTTATAACAATGGGTGAAGTAGGAAAATCAGTACTTGGAATACCAGTAAATGATGGAATGATAGGAATTGCAATAATAGGTGGTGTAGCTCCACTTTGTGCTGCACAAGAGGAAGGATTTGATCTTAATGTTAAACTTGCTGATACTTCTGTTGAATATAGTAGTATGAAATCTGATAATCTCTACACACCAAAATTACCATTTAAAGCAGCACATTCAAAAGTAGATGAAGTAAGATTCTTAATGAACAAGATATATAATATAATCTCAGAAGTAACATATGATGTAAATAAAGAACAAGGAAATGTAATAACAAACATATCCTATCTAAAACGTGAATATCTTGATGATGCAATAGAAATAATGAATGAAGTATATAAGAAAAAACCAGAATACTGTGTGGGAAATAAGTACTCAGTAATTAATGCAAAAGATAATATGGTAGGAATTGCAACACTATGTAGTTTAACTGTTGATGGAATCCTTACAAATCATGGAGTAAGTTCAACACCAGAATATAGTGGTGTACTTGATATTTATGGAAATAATAAAAGATTCATTGATCTTATATCCTATGAAGGCTCATCAATAGATCCACATGAAATATTTATTAAAAAGAACATGCAAAACATTCAAGGATCACTAGATGATGATGGAAAAATACTAGCAAGTGTACATACAGTACCATATATAGCACGTGATATGACAATAGATATATTTGAATTACTTGAAGATTCAGGACTAGGAGCATTAAATGTTGGAAAACCAAATGAATATACATATAATGCACGTGTTGAAAAATATAACTTTGGATATGTACTTTCAGGTGGACTTAATCCAATAGCAGCAGTTCATGAAAAAGGCATACCTGTTGATGTAAAATCACTTGAAACAATAATGGACTACAACCTATTTGAAGAATTATGA
- a CDS encoding 4Fe-4S binding protein, producing the protein MVNFNKQLCNGIDKCESNGVCIVVCALDAIENINNYPKINEDACTECELCVRNCPNRAFSL; encoded by the coding sequence ATGGTTAATTTTAACAAACAGCTATGTAATGGAATAGATAAATGTGAATCAAATGGTGTATGTATAGTGGTATGTGCACTAGATGCAATAGAAAATATAAATAATTACCCAAAGATAAATGAAGATGCATGCACAGAATGTGAATTATGCGTAAGAAACTGTCCAAATAGAGCATTTTCATTATAA
- the hxlB gene encoding 6-phospho-3-hexuloisomerase, giving the protein MIYDDALNDIIENVTKTTKNVKDEEVTQMTKMLEDVENIFVMGLGRSGLVARAFAMRLMHLGLSVYVVGETTTPAICENDCLLAISGSGETSHIISTTEIAKGIGSKIIAITSYPESTLGKLSDIIIQLQGRTKIDAENDYTSRQISGMHQTLSPMGTIFEISALIFLDSIIAQMMDDLGQTEKDLKARHTVLE; this is encoded by the coding sequence ATGATTTATGATGATGCATTAAATGACATAATAGAAAACGTAACAAAAACAACAAAAAATGTTAAAGATGAAGAAGTTACTCAAATGACAAAAATGCTAGAAGATGTAGAGAATATTTTTGTTATGGGACTTGGACGTTCAGGACTTGTTGCACGAGCATTTGCAATGCGTTTAATGCATCTAGGATTAAGTGTATATGTAGTAGGTGAAACCACAACTCCTGCAATATGTGAAAATGATTGTTTACTTGCAATATCAGGATCTGGAGAAACAAGTCACATAATAAGCACAACAGAAATAGCAAAAGGTATAGGATCAAAAATAATAGCAATTACATCATATCCTGAAAGTACATTAGGAAAACTATCAGATATCATAATACAACTTCAAGGAAGAACAAAAATAGATGCAGAAAACGATTATACCTCACGTCAAATTAGTGGAATGCACCAAACACTCTCCCCTATGGGAACAATTTTTGAAATAAGTGCACTAATATTCCTAGATTCAATAATAGCACAAATGATGGATGATCTTGGACAAACAGAAAAAGATCTTAAAGCTCGTCACACTGTACTTGAATAA
- a CDS encoding DUF2097 domain-containing protein, giving the protein MVNEVILYEDELIDYIKENFKENAHLQISYNRIFIPGKILFIDIEDDNVIITLQLEGEILNQVIEINIKSILSDIIELRYITNTDEVVIVVNSSI; this is encoded by the coding sequence GTGGTTAATGAAGTAATTTTATATGAAGATGAGTTAATTGATTATATTAAAGAAAACTTCAAGGAAAATGCTCATCTTCAAATTTCATATAATCGAATATTTATACCTGGTAAAATTCTATTTATTGACATAGAAGATGATAATGTTATTATAACCTTACAACTTGAAGGTGAAATTCTAAATCAGGTAATTGAAATTAATATTAAAAGTATACTAAGTGATATTATTGAACTTCGCTATATTACAAATACAGATGAAGTTGTTATAGTAGTTAATTCATCCATATAA
- a CDS encoding formylmethanofuran dehydrogenase subunit C — protein sequence MRTINLFMKQHTKIPLEFDNILPELLYDKTDDEIENTLIYHGNRRENLSDYFNITTTGEASSGDECVIIINGNLDRVKYIGLRMTKGQIIANGNVDMHLGAQMQGGEIIVNGNAESYVGREMQGGNIIVNGDVKEFCGASYMGEWRGMNGGCILINGNAGRQLGECMSGGEIIVNGNCDMLPAIHMTGGYIQINGNISKWPAGQMKRGIIVVNGDVGEILEGFTKKEVIQNPQINGEYHIGKYALYTGDETVRGKAQLWIKQ from the coding sequence ATGCGTACAATAAACTTATTTATGAAACAACATACAAAAATTCCCCTTGAATTTGACAATATACTCCCAGAACTATTATATGATAAAACAGATGATGAAATAGAAAACACATTAATTTATCATGGAAATAGACGAGAAAACTTATCAGACTACTTTAATATAACAACTACAGGTGAAGCAAGTAGTGGTGATGAATGTGTTATTATTATTAATGGAAATTTAGATCGTGTAAAATATATTGGTCTTCGTATGACTAAAGGACAAATCATAGCAAATGGTAATGTTGATATGCATCTTGGTGCTCAAATGCAGGGTGGTGAAATCATAGTTAATGGTAATGCTGAAAGCTATGTTGGACGTGAAATGCAAGGTGGAAACATAATAGTTAATGGAGATGTAAAAGAATTCTGTGGAGCATCCTACATGGGAGAATGGCGTGGAATGAATGGAGGATGCATACTAATTAATGGTAATGCAGGACGACAACTTGGTGAATGTATGTCAGGTGGTGAAATTATAGTAAATGGAAACTGTGACATGCTACCAGCAATACACATGACTGGAGGATATATCCAAATAAATGGAAATATTAGCAAATGGCCTGCAGGACAAATGAAACGTGGAATAATAGTTGTAAATGGAGATGTTGGTGAAATACTTGAAGGATTCACAAAAAAAGAAGTAATACAAAATCCACAGATAAATGGAGAATATCATATTGGAAAATATGCCCTCTATACGGGTGATGAAACAGTACGTGGAAAAGCACAACTATGGATAAAACAATGA
- a CDS encoding formylmethanofuran dehydrogenase subunit A — protein sequence MEYILENGIVYDPKNHINGEKKDIYICDDKIVESVSTDAKRINVNGKLLMPGGVDLHSHIAGPKLSTGRLYRPEDIRRGIKPATSKIHGFEAGFSLPTCPTIGYRYTKMGYTTVTEAAVPPLEAKHAHEEINEIPNLDIPTLTLFGNNWFMLKYVKENNLEDLSIFISKWLKLARGYGIKIVNPCGSEAWGWGKNVHGLDDPEEHWNVTGREVIRALTQVNENLALPHSVHVHTNDLGHPGNYETTLETYECVKDIKKNKNVKRDQILHSTHIQFHSYAGTTWRDVTSAADELIDYINHNDHITFDIGQITFDETTTMTADAPTQYDLYKISGLKWANKDIEVETAAGLLPSIYSAKAPVSAFQWAIGLEFLLGVKDLEKMVLTTDSPNGGPFIRYPKIISWIMSNEKLNDMLDNEVHPWASNRTSLPSYDREYSWYEIAQITRSTPAKILGLEDRGHLGVGAKADVSVYDINVDDFDPTSKNNSKVIEDKLLNALYTIKDGQILVKDGKIIKTTPSRHIWTNVCGLEEKEEKLVETIKPEFNRFYTIKYENYGVPEHYTKPEKRVDIKP from the coding sequence ATGGAATACATACTAGAAAATGGGATAGTATACGATCCAAAAAACCATATAAATGGAGAAAAAAAGGATATTTACATATGTGATGATAAAATAGTTGAAAGTGTATCAACAGATGCAAAAAGAATCAATGTAAATGGAAAACTTCTAATGCCAGGAGGTGTAGATCTTCACTCACACATTGCAGGACCTAAACTTTCAACAGGAAGATTATACAGACCTGAAGATATACGTCGTGGAATAAAACCAGCAACAAGTAAAATACATGGCTTTGAAGCAGGATTTTCACTACCTACATGTCCAACCATAGGATACAGATATACAAAGATGGGATATACAACAGTAACTGAAGCAGCAGTACCACCACTTGAAGCAAAACATGCACATGAGGAAATAAATGAAATTCCTAACCTTGATATTCCAACACTTACACTTTTTGGAAATAACTGGTTTATGCTAAAATATGTAAAAGAAAATAATCTGGAAGATCTATCTATATTCATATCAAAATGGCTAAAACTAGCTCGTGGATATGGAATTAAAATAGTAAATCCATGTGGAAGTGAAGCATGGGGATGGGGAAAAAATGTACATGGACTAGATGATCCAGAAGAACACTGGAATGTAACAGGACGTGAAGTAATACGAGCATTAACACAGGTAAATGAAAATCTTGCATTACCACATTCTGTACATGTACATACAAATGATCTAGGACATCCTGGTAATTATGAAACAACACTAGAAACATATGAATGTGTTAAAGATATTAAGAAAAACAAAAACGTAAAACGTGATCAAATACTTCATTCAACACACATCCAGTTTCACTCCTATGCAGGAACAACCTGGCGTGATGTAACATCAGCAGCAGATGAACTTATTGATTATATAAATCATAATGATCATATTACATTTGATATTGGACAAATCACATTTGATGAAACAACTACAATGACTGCAGATGCACCAACACAGTATGATCTATATAAGATTTCAGGACTTAAATGGGCAAATAAAGATATTGAAGTTGAAACAGCAGCAGGACTACTTCCATCAATATACTCAGCTAAAGCACCAGTAAGTGCATTTCAATGGGCAATAGGATTAGAATTCCTACTTGGTGTTAAAGATCTTGAAAAAATGGTATTAACAACAGATTCACCAAATGGAGGACCATTTATCAGATATCCTAAGATAATATCATGGATTATGAGTAATGAAAAACTAAATGATATGCTAGATAATGAAGTACATCCATGGGCATCAAATAGAACATCACTACCATCCTATGATAGAGAATATTCATGGTATGAAATAGCACAAATTACACGTTCAACACCTGCAAAAATACTAGGACTTGAAGATAGAGGACATCTTGGTGTAGGTGCAAAAGCTGATGTATCAGTATATGATATTAATGTGGATGATTTTGATCCAACTTCTAAAAATAACTCCAAAGTTATTGAAGATAAGCTTCTTAATGCACTTTATACTATTAAAGATGGACAAATACTAGTTAAAGATGGAAAAATTATAAAAACAACACCAAGTCGTCATATATGGACTAATGTATGTGGACTTGAAGAAAAAGAAGAAAAACTAGTTGAAACTATTAAGCCTGAATTTAACAGATTCTACACAATTAAGTATGAAAACTATGGAGTACCAGAACATTACACAAAACCTGAAAAACGTGTAGATATAAAACCATGA